AGATCCTGCTGATCGGGCTGAGCGAGCCCGACGCGCGGATCCACGCGGTGAACGAGAGCGTGGATCCGCGCGAGCTGGAGCGGATGGCCGTCGCCGAGGCGCTGTTCCTGCGTACCTACGCACAGCAGGCGTGAGAGGAGCCGGACCGCGACCGGGCAGTCGGGCAGCGGGCCCGTAGGGCCGTAGGCGCCGCCGCAGCGGACCGTAGGCGGCGCCTCCTCAGCGCAGGAGGTTCCCCGAGCCGACCGGGACACCCGATTCCAGATAGAGCGGGTGTCCCGACCTGCGGGCGCGCAGCGCGCATCGCAGCCGGTCCAGTCGCACCGGCGGCAGCAGCTCGGCGGCTTCCGCCTCCGTGACGAAGCGCCAGCCGCGCAGCTCGGCGCCCGGCAGCAGCAGCGCCGACGCGTCGTCGGCGGCCAGCCGCCCGCCGTCGAAGATCAGCCGCAGACCCCCGTAGCCGGGCGGGCGAGGCGGCTCCCAGTCGACGACGAGCAAGGTGGGCTCGGCGCGCAGCCGCAGCCCGAGTTCCTCGTCCACCTCGCGCACACCGGCGAGCGCCGGAGCCTCCCCCGGCTCCACGACGCCGCCGGGGAACTCCCAGCCGGGCTTGTAGGTGGGGTCGACCAGCAGGAACCGGTCGTGCTCGTCGAACAGAAGCACTCCGGAGGCGACCGTCTCGGCGGTCGGCTCGGGCGTCTGCACGATGTCCATGGCGCCCCGGTCCTGGCTGATTGCCTCGGCCAGGCGTTCGGCGGTCTGGCGTGGGGTGAGCCGGGACGTGTCCACCGTGTGGGCCTCGGCCGTGATCCAGGGCAGCGCTTCGTTATAGGCGTGCAGACGGCTCAGACAGCGGGCACGCGAGGAGCCCCCCTCGGCGGCGGCGCGCTGCTCCATCCGGGCGTGCAGAACCGGTTCCTCGGCGTGCAGCAGCAGGTGGCGTACGGGTATGCGGCGGGCGGCGAGCGCGCCGAACATCTCGTCGCGGTACTCGCGGCACAGCAGCGTGATCGGGGCGATCAGCGGCCCGGGTACCTCTGTCAGCAAGGCGGCGGCCGTGTCCACCACGAGCCGCCGCCAGGAGCGCAGTTCCTGGAAGTCGTCGACCTGCCCCAGGCGCTCCTTGGGGAGCATCCGCCGCAGGCCGGAGCCGATGAGTTCGGGTTCGTAGAGCGTGCTCCCTGGAAGCAGGTCCAGGAGTTCATGGGCCGCTGTGGTCTTACCGGCACCGAAGGCGCCGTTCAGCCAGACGATCACGGTGTGCCCCCCTCATCCGTCGTCCCCCGTTCAGTTGCCCGCATCACCCCGTGCGGGAAACGCGCCGGGGCGGCTCTGCGCGCTCCGAAGGGGGCACGGCGCCTGCGCCCCGGCGCGCACAGCGGGCGCGTGAGACCCCTTGACGGGACCACGACCGGGTCACCGGCCGGACCGCGGCGGACCGCGGCCGGATCACCGGCCGGACCGCGGCGGACCGCGGCCGGATCACGACCCGGCCGCTCAGGGACGGGGAGGAGGAAAGTCAGCCGCGGGTCGCGGGGGTCCAGCCCGGGTCGCGGCCGGTGCCCGCGAGAAG
This sequence is a window from Streptomyces sp. NBC_01775. Protein-coding genes within it:
- a CDS encoding NUDIX hydrolase; translation: MIVWLNGAFGAGKTTAAHELLDLLPGSTLYEPELIGSGLRRMLPKERLGQVDDFQELRSWRRLVVDTAAALLTEVPGPLIAPITLLCREYRDEMFGALAARRIPVRHLLLHAEEPVLHARMEQRAAAEGGSSRARCLSRLHAYNEALPWITAEAHTVDTSRLTPRQTAERLAEAISQDRGAMDIVQTPEPTAETVASGVLLFDEHDRFLLVDPTYKPGWEFPGGVVEPGEAPALAGVREVDEELGLRLRAEPTLLVVDWEPPRPPGYGGLRLIFDGGRLAADDASALLLPGAELRGWRFVTEAEAAELLPPVRLDRLRCALRARRSGHPLYLESGVPVGSGNLLR